One stretch of Zingiber officinale cultivar Zhangliang chromosome 6B, Zo_v1.1, whole genome shotgun sequence DNA includes these proteins:
- the LOC121988779 gene encoding sporulation-specific protein 15-like, whose translation MSRIPKWKIEKTKVKVVFRLQFHATHIPQQGWDKLFISLIPIDVGKTTAKTNKVNVRNGSCKWPDPIYETTRLLQDAKTKTYDEKLYNLLVATGSSRSSFLGEVNINLADFADALRPSSVLLPLTNCDFGTILHVTVQLLTSKTGFREFEQQRELSVRGIQMISSNKNFPVDTEAASPEIVNEVAEKANLRVRFKQDRMKLPSLEQVGESNEEYEDSAGGVDGSSFTSESLNAEKNELQGMHEIDSFSINSADLPLSQRPLPGNEEPSLSQLSAQGRNDWTHGWSSNFSVDNDLTTAYGENNRFRVRLEVAESAFLQLKLEARSLQRITDELGAETKSLSEQLLLELASGEQLSREVSLLKSENAKFRDELEALKSSKAMLQTLDRRASSPLSSNTNQEDDLVDSKLQDDFTAAETHFMYHDLRIKWLESLLLIESNVQEIRNKARLGYCGSDFDLLGSDFEFLGCLISDLKKDIIQVKSFEKSYGDNTYLGGAVHCLNSRVAYHQYDTLKKDIEVPSLRGVDRFDLLTKLEHSTMEKESLTKKLEQMQCYYESLILELEENQKQTVKELENLRNEHSSCLYSTSLLQNQIEKLNQEMNEQYMALSEDRNNLESQNREFERRAIASETALNRVRWNYSIAVDRLQKDLQLLSFQVLSMYETNENLAKQTLLDDKHYDDEWSDEAMTYKDGIVTTINHENYQSIISGVQMNNGLHETSHKYSPHSGTSTSVSCKDSGKPLMQLQSKDDVHVDGFGLYKIRQQAPIFTQVNNIPTADLSTVKHIDEFSSRSLLDDAVLSSQRNGLYAEADRQNMTDADDIQELRKSLQRLEVLHSDTEAEALEMYFLNVNLRVFSDVLLGALHDVYDGVQHMKEKVLELAQQLQHATEGKENYVLKLHKAVEDSRILMDDNAKCISRCEDLTLKNQILEAKLEDVLCESTFHSEKIAKYEKMFAEFQAYETMYNACIEERNKFKSMLNKESQQNQCLQTEMRSMNSDFKLLKEEFDKAASENDKMQTCIANIQEKLRHLSASMISCNEQINCFALDDISVSHQLEAGNYVQVIASLEQFQQEVTEKILQLLKENMNIKEERDISQRSQNNTELNYLNMKQKFEFDINAVTEKLVVSNDLVEKLQKELQNASEKLKISSDTEEKTEFINRELSSKLATLEMELQQAIEENKDLVNQLILLAGVKEDLEKTQISLTYCMEEKRSLLMSIQSKNEASTQMENEIYSLKQSLQLIQRDMQTEKRMRKGLDDAVASLSAQLEEKECQLLSLYEGKMEVAQLQDMILELERTNIGSKDQLIKSEESRSSLESENSSLKVEVVDVRNQLAELLETSLASEIEVTVMRSHFCDRMQDSFAQLKTVERKLEEMTLKNADLTASLDILAEKESLLIDKNGKLSIVLQSLQSDFDIVFREKESLIDYVNKKNAELEEVQLRAATVEADSNCHMKKYESEICQLKNIMIFCEEEVCNLRSSRDALEITNVVLKSKLEEQHRKISLLEECESQLRALQEHNEEFSCRLSEQVLKTEEYKNLSNLLREQRDKAEAECLQAREKKENERSSQESLRIAFIKEQYESKIQELKNQSFVSKKYAEEMLLKLQNALDEVESRKKTEVSLVKKFEELSEKMSNLECELVTVLTERKELAKAHDRITNELECTVLNLECCREKSLKLENSLKKCNAEKLKLEDSLKECNEEKNNVRVELDLVKRLFENLALDGSVNHEGNSDSDFPSITSIEQILQDDSFELSAVFQELPNYKDTNLGIDASTVDFTNSPKNTDVGVVLPTIADEKSCSYSPPNSTAFKDTESAFGQQSKFTDNITDITDIEEHFKEQQKLMSGIGMLQKELEKLRNENLSSLIPLEEQFLSSHQILERDLSQLDLANEQLGSIFPLFKELPESGNALERVLALELELAEALQSKKISDFHVQSSFLKQQDNEALVFQSFRHINELIKEMLELKTRYTAVETELKEMQGRYSQLSLQFAEVEGERQKLVMTLKARAPTRS comes from the exons ATGTCGAGGATTCCTAAATGGAAGATTGAAAAGACAAAAGTGAAAGTCGTCTTCCGCCTACAGTTTCATGCAACACAT ATTCCACAACAAGGGTGGGACAAGTTGTTTATATCTCTTATCCCCATCGATGTGGGCAAAACAACTGCAAAAACAAATAAAGTTAATGTCAGAAATGGGAGCTGCAAGTGGCCAGATCCGATCTATGAAACTACAAGACTTCTCCAGGATGCAAAGACTAAAACATATGATGAGAAGCTGTACAATCTTCTGGTGGCTACG GGGTCTTCCAGGTCAAGTTTCCTTGGAGAAGTTAATATCAACCTTGCAGACTTTGCAGATGCATTAAGACCTTCATCTGTTTTGTTACCTCTTACTAATTGTGATTTTGGAACAATTTTACAT GTCACAGTCCAACTTCTTACTTCCAAAACTGGTTTCAG AGAATTTGAGCAGCAAAGGGAACTGAGTGTAAGGGGGATTCAGATGATATCTAGCAATAAAAATTTTCCGGTTGATACCGAAGCTGCATCACCAGAGATAGTTAATGAAGTAGCAGAAAAG GCTAATCTGAGAGTCAGATTTAAACAAGATAGAATGAAGCTTCCTTCACTTGAACAAGTAGGAGAATCAAATGAAGAGTATGAAGATTCAGCCGGTGGGGTGGATGGCTCATCCTTCACATCTGAAAGTTTAAATGCTGAAAAGAATGAACTTCAAGGCATGCATGAAATAGATAGCTTCAGTATTAACTCTGCTGATTTGCCCCTTAGCCAGAGGCCTTTGCCTGGAAATGAGGAACCCAGTCTCAGTCAGCTCTCTGCACAGGGGAGGAACGATTGGACACATGGATGGAGTTCGAATTTTTCTGTTGATAATGATCTAACTACAGCTTATGGAGAGAACAACCGATTCAGAGTGAGATTGGAAGTCGCAGAGTCAGCATTTTTACAGCTTAAGTTGGAAGCAAGGTCATTACAGCGAATTACAGATGAATTAGGTGCAGAAACTAAAAGCTTATCCGAACAACTTTTACTTGAGCTAGCTTCAGGAGAACAATTGAGTCGGGAAGTGTCCTTGTTAAAATCAGAGAATGCAAAGTTCAGAGATGAACTGGAAGCCTTAAAATCTTCCAAAGCTATGCTTCAAACACTTGACAGGAGAGCTTCTAGTCCtttgtcgtcaaacacgaaccaGGAAGATGATTTAGTTGATAGTAAGCTTCAGGATGATTTTACAGCTGCTGAAACTCACTTCATGTACCATGATTTGCGGATCAAATGGCTTGAGAGTCTACTGCTAATTGAGAGCAATGTCCAGGAAATCCGAAATAAGGCTCGTTTAGGGTATTGTGGAAGTGATTTTGATTTACTGGGTTctgattttgagtttctaggatgTTTAATCAGTGACCTTAAAAAAGATATTATCCAAGTAAAGAGTTTTGAGAAATCTTATGGAGATAACACATATCTTGGGGGTGCAGTTCATTGCCTGAATTCTCGTGTTGCATATCACCAGTACGACACACTTAAGAAAGATATTGAAGTGCCAAGTTTAAGAGGGGTTGATAGGTTTGACCTTTTAACAAAACTAGAGCATTCAACAATGGAAAAAGAAAGTCTTACCAAAAAGTTAGAGCAGATGCAATGTTACTATGAATCACTAATATTGGAATTGGAGGAAAACCAGAAGCAGACAGTTAAGGAACTGGAAAATCTCAGAAATGAACACTCCTCCTGTCTGTACTCAACATCTCTTCTTCAAAACCAGATTGAAAAATTGAATCAAGAGATGAATGAACAGTATATGGCTCTTTCTGAAGATAGGAACAACTTAGAATCTCAAAATAGAGAATTTGAGAGAAGGGCTATTGCTTCAGAAACTGCACTAAATAGGGTTCGCTGGAACTATTCAATAGCAGTTGATCGCTTGCAAAAAGATCTTCAATTACTATCTTTCCAAGTTTTGTCTATGTATGAGACAAATGAAAACCTGGCAAAGCAAACTTTGCTTGATGATAAGCACTATGATGATGAATGGTCAGATGAGGCCATGACATATAAGGATGGCATTGTGACTACAATCAATCATGAAAACTACCAGTCGATCATTTCAGGAGTTCAGATGAACAATGGACTTCATGAAACCAGTCACAAATATTCTCCTCATAGTGGGACATCCACATCTGTTTCCTGTAAAGACAGTGGAAAACCCCTCATGCAGTTGCAAAGTAAGGATGATGTGCATGTAGATGGATTTGGTTTATATAAGATTAGACAACAGGCTCCTATTTTTACTCAGGTTAACAACATCCCTACTGCTGATCTATCCACTGTGAAACATATAGATGAATTTTCTTCTAGATCATTACTGGATGATGCCGTGTTAAGCAGTCAAAGGAATGGTTTATATGCTGAAGCAGACAGACAAAACATGACTGATGCAGATGACATACAGGAGTTGAGAAAATCACTTCAGAGGTTGGAAGTACTTCATTCTGATACTGAAGCTGAAGCTTTGGAAATGTATTTTCTTAATGTGAATTTAAGGGTTTTCTCTGATGTTTTACTTGGGGCATTGCATGATGTATATGATGGCGTCCAGCATATGAAAGAAAAAGTGCTTGAACTTGCACAACAGCTACAGCATGCTACAGAAGGTAAGGAGAATTATGTGCTTAAGCTGCATAAAGCAGTTGAGGATTCAAGAATACTGATGGATGATAATGCCAAATGCATCTCTAGATGCGAAGATCTAACACTGAAGAACCAGATTTTGGAAGCAAAACTCGAAGATGTCTTATGTGAAAGTACTTTTCATAGTGAGAAAATTGCAAAATACGAGAAGATGTTTGCGGAATTTCAAGCTTATGAAACAATGTACAATGCATGCATCGAAGAAAGGAACAAGTTCAAAAGTATGTTGAACAAGGAAAGCCAACAGAATCAATGTCTTCAGACTGAAATGAGATCAATGAATTCAGATTTCAAATTACTAAAGGAAGAATTTGACAAGGCTGCTTCTGAAAATGATAAAATGCAAACCTGTATCGCTAATATTCAAGAGAAATTAAGACATTTATCTGCTTCGATGATTTCTTGCAATGAGCAAATAAATTGTTTTGCTCTTGATGACATCTCTGTATCACATCAATTGGAAGCCGGAAATTATGTGCAAGTTATTGCAAGTCTGGAACAGTTCCAGCAAGAAGTGACAGAGAAGATACTTCAGTTGCTTAAAGAGAATATGAATATAAAGGAAGAGAGAGATATTTCTCAGAGATCTCAAAACAACACAGAACTAAATTATCTGAATATGAAGCAGAAGTTTGAATTTGATATAAATGCAGTAACTGAAAAGCTAGTAGTGTCCAATGATTTGGTTGAAAAGCTTCAAAAAGAACTACAAAATGCTTCCGAGAAGCTTAAGATCAGTTCAGATACTGAAGAGAAAACCGAATTTATCAATAGAGAACTGTCGTCAAAATTGGCAACCTTAGAAATGGAATTGCAGCAGGCTATTGAAGAGAACAAGGATCTAGTTAACCAGCTAATTCTACTAGCAGGTGTCAAGGAGGATCTTGAAAAAACTCAGATCAGTCTTACGTATTGTatggaagagaagaggagtttgtTGATGTCTATACAGTCGAAGAATGAGGCTTCCACCCAAATGGAAAATGAGATTTACAGTTTGAAACAAAGTCTGCAACTCATCCAGAGAGACATGCAGACAGAGAAAAGAATGAGAAAGGGACTTGATGATGCAGTTGCAAGCCTTTCAGCACAGTTGGAGGAAAAAGAATGTCAGCTGTTATCTTTATATGAAGGAAAAATGGAAGTGGCACAGCTGCAGGATATGATTTTGGAGTTAGAAAGAACAAACATTGGGTCTAAGGATCAACTTATAAAGAGTGAAGAAAGCCGAAGTAGTTTAGAGAGTGAGAACTCATCCTTGAAAGTTGAAGTTGTGGATGTGAGAAATCAATTGGCAGAACTTCTCGAGACTTCACTGGCCTCTGAAATTGAAGTTACAGTTATGCGAAGTCATTTCTGTGACAGGATGCAGGATTCCTTTGCACAACTTAAGACAGTAGAAAGAAAGCTTGAGGAGATGACTTTAAAAAATGCAGATCTTACTGCTTCACTTGACATACTTGCTGAGAAAGAATCACTGTTAATAGACAAAAATGGAAAGTTATCGATAGTTCTTCAGTCATTACAATCTGATTTTGATATTGTTTTTCGGGAGAAAGAGAGCCTTATTGATTACGTAAACAAAAAAAATGCAGAACTTGAAGAGGTGCAGCTTAGAGCTGCAACAGTGGAAGCTGACAGTAATTGCCATATGAAGAAATATGAAAGTGAGATTTGTCAGCTGAAAAATATTATGATCTTTTGTGAAGAAGAAGTGTGCAACTTAAGGTCATCTAGGGATGCATTAGAAATTACAAATGTGGTACTGAAATCTAAACTAGAGGAAcaacatagaaaaatatcattgcTTGAGGAATGTGAGTCTCAGTTGAGGGCCTTACAAGAGCACAACGAGGAGTTTAGTTGTAGACTCTCAGAACAGGTATTGAAGACAGAAGAATATAAGAACCTGTCCAACCTTCTAAGGGAACAAAGAGATAAAGCAGAGGCAGAGTGTCTTCAGGCTcgagaaaagaaggagaatgaGAGATCATCACAGGAGTCACTGAGAATTGCTTTTATTAAAGAACAGTATGAGTCCAAGATCCAGGAGCTGAAAAATCAGTCGTTTGTCTCCAAGAAGTATGCAGAAGAAATGCTATTGAAATTGCAAAATGCTCTTGATGAAGTTGAGAGCAGAAAGAAAACTGAGGTTTCTCTAGTGAAAAAGTTTGAAGAGTTGTCAGAGAAAATGTCTAATTTGGAGTGTGAGCTAGTTACAGTTCTGACTGAGAGAAAAGAATTAGCTAAAGCTCATGATAGGATAACCAATGAACTGGAGTGCACTGTTCTGAACCTCGAGTGTTGCAGGGAAAAAAGCCTAAAGCTTGAAAACTCCCTGAAGAAATGCAATGCTGAGAAGCTAAAGCTTGAGGATTCCTTAAAGGAGTGtaatgaagaaaaaaataatgTGAGAGTTGAGCTTGACCTGGTTAAGAGGTTGTTTGAGAATTTGGCCTTAGATGGATCTGTTAACCATGAAGGCAATAGTGACTCTGATTTCCCTTCCATAACATCAATTGAGCAAATTTTACAAGATGACAGCTTTGAATTGTCAGCAGTCTTCCAAGAATTGCCAAATTACAAAGATACTAATTTGGGAATAGATGCTTCAACTGTGGATTTCACAAATTCTCCAAAGAATACAGATGTTGGAGTTGTGCTGCCAACTATTGCTGATGAGaaatcatgttcttattcccctCCAAACTCAACAGCTTTTAAG GATACTGAAAGTGCATTTGGACAACAATCCAAATTCACGGATAATATAACGGATATAACTGACATTGAGGAGCACTTCAAAGAGCAGCAGAAGTTGATGTCTGGCATAGGCATGCTACAGAAGGAG TTGGAGAAGCTAAGAAATGAGAATTTATCATCACTAATTCCTTTAGAAGAACAATTTCTATCATCCCATCAGATTTTAGAGAGAGATTTATCACAACTTGACCTG GCAAATGAGCAACTGGGAAGCATTTTTCCTTTATTCAAGGAACTTCCTGAAAGTGGCAACGCATTGGAAAGAGTACTTGCTTTGGAACTTGAGCTTGCAGAAGCATTGCAGTCAAAAAAGATATCAGATTTTCACGTACAAAG CTCATTCCTGAAACAACAGGACAACGAGGCATTAGTGTTCCAGAGCTTCAGGCACATCAATGAACTGATAAAAGAGATGCTGGAGTTGAAGACTCGATATACTGCCGTCGAAACTGAGCTCAAAGAGATGCAAGGTCGATACTCTCAACTCAGTCTGCAGTTTGCGGAGGTAGAGGGCGAGAGGCAAAAACTAGTAATGACCCTCAAAGCTCGAGCACCTACAAGATCATAG
- the LOC121990512 gene encoding ethylene-responsive transcription factor ERF017-like: MTPESTRSAAVAAAGKRRKRGRAEEEEKGRSGAGERRYLGVRKRRWGKWVSEIRLPRSRERIWLGSYDAPEKAARAFDEAAFRLRGAAARLNFPDQIPAEYTSEAVPHDQIQAAAARHARNQPVPEEEEAAPDNRQRCVGAALPERSASADDELSFACEDFLCEFFPVAAGHQCREEPPDNGEKAAPEKSVEVCADFPFVYEDYFSNDFFPVASPPPPPPDCYEDGIGIFDEFPILWSF; this comes from the coding sequence ATGACGCCCGAGAGCACCAGGTCGGCGGCGGTGGCAGCGGCAGGGAAAAGGAGGAAAAGGGGAAGGGCTGAGGAGGAGGAAAAGGGGAGGAGCGGCGCGGGCGAGAGAAGGTACTTGGGGGTGAGGAAGCGACGGTGGGGGAAGTGGGTGTCGGAGATCCGACTCCCTCGGAGCCGGGAGAGGATATGGCTGGGGTCCTACGACGCGCCGGAGAAGGCGGCGCGGGCCTTCGACGAGGCCGCGTTCCGCCTCCGCGGCGCCGCCGCGCGGCTCAACTTCCCGGACCAGATCCCGGCCGAGTACACCTCGGAGGCAGTGCCGCACGATCAAATCCAGGCCGCAGCGGCGCGGCACGCCCGCAATCAGCCGGTTCCGGAAGAGGAAGAGGCCGCGCCGGACAACCGACAGCGTTGCGTGGGAGCCGCCTTGCCGGAGAGGTCAGCGTCGGCCGATGACGAATTGTCTTTCGCATGCGAGGATTTCCTGTGCGAATTTTTTCCGGTGGCGGCGGGGCACCAATGCCGCGAGGAGCCGCCGGATAACGGGGAGAAGGCGGCGCCCGAGAAATCCGTGGAGGTGTGCGCCGATTTCCCTTTCGTGTACGAGGACTACTTCTCCAACGATTTCTTTCCAGTGgcgtcgccgccgccgccaccgccgGATTGCTACGAGGATGGGATTGGGATCTTTGATGAATTCCCAATTCTTTGGAGCTTCTAG